The following coding sequences are from one Candidatus Zixiibacteriota bacterium window:
- a CDS encoding triose-phosphate isomerase: MRSRKLLAGNWKCNGTIPETEKLLAALLTGRWDPQRAEALVCPPYTSLHLAAKLLHGSPIKVGAQDMSAHENGAFTGEISADMLLTVGATHVILGHSERRQYHRETDQSVNAKLKLALRKGLIPIVCVGEELEQRQNGRTEEVVGAQVRIACAEIESGSLERIVIAYEPVWAIGTGKTATPAMAQEVHAFIRDRLAAQYGQPSADRIPILYGGSVKADNAADLLAEPDIDGALVGGASLKAADFLAIINAAR; the protein is encoded by the coding sequence ATGAGAAGCCGAAAGCTGCTGGCGGGGAACTGGAAGTGCAACGGCACGATTCCGGAGACGGAGAAACTGCTGGCCGCGTTGTTGACCGGCCGCTGGGATCCCCAGCGGGCGGAGGCGCTCGTCTGCCCTCCCTACACGTCCCTCCACCTGGCAGCTAAACTGTTACACGGCAGTCCGATAAAGGTGGGCGCCCAAGACATGTCGGCGCACGAGAACGGCGCTTTCACGGGCGAAATCTCGGCCGACATGCTCTTGACAGTCGGCGCCACCCACGTTATATTGGGCCATTCTGAGCGGCGGCAGTACCACCGCGAGACCGACCAATCGGTGAATGCCAAACTGAAGTTGGCGCTGCGCAAAGGGTTGATCCCGATCGTATGTGTCGGCGAGGAACTCGAACAGCGACAGAACGGCAGGACCGAGGAAGTGGTCGGCGCTCAGGTGCGCATCGCCTGCGCGGAGATCGAGTCCGGTTCGCTGGAACGAATCGTGATCGCGTACGAGCCGGTCTGGGCGATCGGGACCGGAAAAACGGCCACGCCGGCGATGGCTCAGGAGGTGCATGCTTTTATTCGGGATCGTCTCGCGGCGCAGTACGGCCAACCGAGCGCCGACCGGATCCCGATTTTGTATGGCGGATCGGTGAAAGCGGACAACGCCGCCGACTTGCTGGCCGAGCCGGATATCGACGGCGCCCTGGTCGGGGGCGCGTCGCTGAAGGCGGCCGATTTTCTGGCGATCATTAACGCGGCCCGATAA
- the secG gene encoding preprotein translocase subunit SecG translates to MALVVFHVLVCVALIIVVLLQSSKGEGLAGTAFGGGLGGAVFGGRGAGSFLSKATTVLAILFMVNSIGLAFMSSSRTGLRSQSTTAGPTESVVTREAQRAREQAVQQQQQTQQQQPSADSLLNVNPNPGTQPGQGQQTAPGDGQ, encoded by the coding sequence ATCGCACTGGTAGTCTTTCACGTCCTGGTCTGCGTGGCGCTGATCATCGTCGTGCTCTTGCAGTCCAGTAAGGGCGAAGGGTTGGCGGGGACGGCGTTCGGCGGCGGGCTGGGGGGAGCGGTGTTCGGTGGCCGCGGCGCCGGGTCGTTTCTGAGCAAGGCCACGACCGTGCTGGCGATTCTGTTCATGGTGAACAGCATCGGTCTGGCCTTCATGTCGTCGAGCCGCACCGGCCTGCGCAGCCAGAGCACGACGGCCGGTCCGACTGAGTCGGTCGTCACCCGCGAGGCGCAGCGCGCGCGCGAACAGGCTGTGCAGCAACAGCAGCAGACGCAACAACAGCAGCCCTCGGCCGACTCCCTCCTCAACGTCAACCCCAATCCCGGCACGCAGCCGGGCCAGGGGCAGCAGACGGCGCCGGGCGACGGGCAGTAG
- a CDS encoding fructose-bisphosphatase class II — translation MAKTVTNSELRFDVGANPIRYCGMQKVYPFSRDRVVEINLHHQHVLEMYDLELVGGTAICLADRLNERSNLGALRNRKLREAAVASAALSAVAVSLHGRGSLAALPKDKQTKEVANELKRANDRTSAQVMAEVLQTTTETLSIGEEVLIESTITEGVRAKPGKEVGGNPTIAVGALFGKKEHRARYGLDLGKDVTLLSMGNDVIDGTTKSVKGLHSSMTCMFLIESQVKRHLPDIYVQRWMGGAHFDEFNPREGTLLDAARVIADSYGFADLSELSAFFIDRSRHYPAWDTLGAAGIGIPYDADGDLFPALLLGLEGMRFPNGRHMNSMIGEIGGSAEWVVGALPLVWRGGQALGMLTSHSSLSRRDLSPEDLWNSRFHYTEDELIMIQDARFQQKPYFSVKDIIENPHAGGISAFGAITDSVYLPFMKGVQFDPDKGKISVWTLVINSLGLMEVWEMHFACRTSLAHTRALIASPKERLAGLRGKALEAAIGKMLDDPREERRYRIFFNNEYYPALVPIREKVALLGQALEGLIARGALNDQDREIIDLTARLAPEWWVENGR, via the coding sequence ATGGCTAAGACGGTGACCAACAGCGAACTGCGCTTTGATGTCGGCGCCAATCCGATCCGCTACTGCGGCATGCAGAAAGTCTATCCGTTCAGTCGCGACCGGGTGGTCGAAATCAACCTGCACCACCAGCACGTTCTGGAGATGTACGATCTCGAGCTGGTCGGCGGGACGGCGATTTGCCTGGCCGACCGCCTCAACGAGCGCTCCAATCTCGGGGCGCTGCGCAATCGCAAACTGCGCGAAGCGGCCGTGGCCTCGGCGGCCCTCTCGGCCGTGGCCGTCAGTCTGCACGGACGCGGGAGCCTCGCGGCCCTGCCCAAAGACAAGCAGACCAAAGAGGTCGCCAACGAGCTCAAGCGCGCCAACGACCGCACCTCGGCCCAGGTCATGGCCGAGGTCCTCCAGACGACCACCGAAACCCTCTCGATCGGCGAGGAAGTCCTCATCGAGTCGACCATTACCGAAGGTGTCCGCGCCAAACCGGGTAAAGAAGTCGGCGGCAACCCGACCATCGCCGTCGGCGCCCTCTTCGGCAAAAAGGAGCACCGCGCCCGCTACGGCCTCGACCTGGGCAAGGATGTGACGCTGCTCTCCATGGGCAACGACGTGATCGACGGGACCACCAAGTCGGTCAAGGGTCTGCATTCGTCGATGACCTGCATGTTCCTCATCGAGTCGCAGGTGAAGCGGCACCTCCCCGATATCTACGTGCAGCGGTGGATGGGCGGGGCGCACTTCGACGAGTTCAACCCGCGCGAGGGGACGCTCCTGGATGCCGCCCGCGTGATTGCCGACAGCTACGGCTTTGCCGATCTCAGCGAACTCAGCGCCTTCTTCATCGACCGCTCCCGCCACTACCCGGCGTGGGATACCCTCGGCGCGGCCGGGATCGGCATTCCGTACGACGCCGACGGCGACCTGTTCCCGGCCCTGCTGCTCGGACTGGAGGGGATGCGCTTCCCCAACGGGCGGCACATGAATTCGATGATCGGGGAAATCGGCGGGTCGGCCGAGTGGGTGGTCGGCGCGCTGCCGCTCGTCTGGCGCGGCGGCCAGGCCCTCGGCATGCTCACCAGCCACTCCTCCCTCTCCCGCCGCGACCTCTCGCCGGAAGATCTCTGGAACAGCCGCTTCCACTACACCGAGGACGAGCTCATCATGATCCAGGATGCCCGCTTCCAGCAGAAGCCGTATTTCTCGGTGAAGGACATCATCGAGAACCCCCACGCCGGCGGCATCAGCGCCTTCGGCGCCATCACCGACAGCGTCTACCTCCCGTTCATGAAGGGGGTGCAGTTCGATCCGGACAAGGGGAAGATATCGGTGTGGACGCTGGTGATCAATTCGCTCGGGCTGATGGAAGTGTGGGAGATGCACTTCGCCTGCCGTACCTCGCTCGCCCACACCAGGGCTTTGATCGCGTCGCCCAAGGAGCGGCTGGCCGGGCTGCGCGGGAAAGCGCTCGAGGCGGCCATCGGCAAGATGCTCGACGACCCGCGCGAGGAACGGCGCTACCGGATCTTTTTCAACAACGAGTACTACCCGGCGCTCGTGCCGATCCGCGAGAAAGTGGCGCTCTTGGGGCAGGCCCTCGAAGGGCTGATCGCCCGCGGCGCCCTCAACGACCAGGACCGCGAGATTATCGACCTCACGGCCCGGCTCGCCCCCGAGTGGTGGGTCGAGAACGGCCGATAG
- a CDS encoding thrombospondin type 3 repeat-containing protein: protein MPFTDTGTTVGYADDYSEACDGVNYSHVGDVVFAYAPPVKQLVDIKLCKSDYYTRLWVYQTDETNMIACNRFNTPAVCSPNPRSALMDVQMLPGFTYYIVVDGDHQVTPNEGQYIIECSATLVPDSVDRWPALADNDNGLLLLGYSNNNGVDSQMFWQESLDDGLTFEPAGYWTNPGWQKYASVDYWGQDSIAYGTFVPSPLNNNGGSTYLHRFYNIANSAGWSLSYWNWTSYGWRNMRMADIACDDGFIFSPNPGDHRFGVIAMVHSSTYSSGGVVVGTDAPHLFYQTDSSNYATISWYNNLNGCRSTTCDIDRVTKYSYAVYDWLDTSKTPDQWALFIRGDVFGNPDDTLFSGGVTYSLDPGEHIGYPAVAANNGTVLVACEFYTEATPADHDIIFFYSGAADGAYDNMLSGVVVATADDERYPEIQHVTGNTFIVSYIANNQLYMTVTEDGGTTWSTPSVISGADHVVNEYRAADIADFGKKIIWEYQPNHPADTTIMLHWAETGVVQDADGDGVPDEDDNCPAIANPLQEDADLDGIGDVCDACTDTDNDGYGNPGYPANTCALDNCPNVANPGQQDTNGDGIGDACCCLDNRGNVDGDPDDLIKVGDLTYLVEFLFRFGPVPPCPNEADIDGDGNTKVADLTYLVAFLFRFGPAPATCP from the coding sequence ATGCCCTTCACCGACACCGGGACCACCGTCGGGTACGCCGATGACTACTCCGAGGCCTGCGACGGCGTGAACTACAGCCACGTGGGCGACGTCGTCTTCGCCTACGCCCCGCCGGTCAAGCAGCTGGTCGACATCAAGCTGTGCAAGTCCGACTACTACACGCGGCTGTGGGTGTATCAGACCGACGAGACCAACATGATCGCCTGCAACCGGTTCAATACCCCGGCCGTTTGCTCTCCCAACCCGCGCTCGGCGCTCATGGATGTCCAGATGCTGCCCGGGTTCACTTACTACATCGTGGTCGACGGCGACCACCAGGTCACTCCGAACGAGGGCCAGTACATCATTGAGTGCTCGGCGACTCTCGTCCCCGACTCGGTCGACCGCTGGCCCGCCCTGGCCGACAACGACAACGGCCTGCTCCTGCTCGGTTACTCCAACAACAACGGGGTGGACTCGCAGATGTTCTGGCAGGAGTCGCTCGATGACGGGCTGACTTTCGAACCGGCCGGCTATTGGACCAACCCCGGCTGGCAGAAGTACGCCTCGGTCGACTACTGGGGGCAGGATTCGATCGCCTACGGGACGTTTGTCCCCAGCCCGCTGAACAACAACGGCGGTTCGACTTATCTCCACCGCTTTTACAACATCGCCAATTCGGCCGGGTGGAGTCTGAGCTACTGGAACTGGACTTCGTACGGCTGGCGGAACATGCGGATGGCCGACATCGCCTGCGATGACGGCTTCATTTTCAGCCCGAACCCCGGCGATCACCGCTTCGGCGTCATCGCAATGGTGCACAGCAGCACGTACTCCAGCGGCGGCGTTGTAGTCGGCACCGATGCTCCGCACCTCTTCTACCAGACCGATTCCTCCAACTACGCGACGATCAGCTGGTACAACAACCTCAACGGCTGCCGTTCGACCACCTGTGACATCGACCGCGTGACCAAGTACTCCTACGCCGTCTACGACTGGCTCGATACGAGCAAGACGCCCGACCAGTGGGCGCTGTTCATTCGCGGCGACGTTTTCGGCAACCCCGACGACACCCTCTTCAGCGGCGGCGTGACGTACAGCCTCGACCCGGGCGAGCACATCGGCTACCCGGCGGTCGCGGCCAACAACGGCACGGTGCTCGTAGCCTGCGAGTTCTACACCGAAGCCACCCCGGCCGACCATGACATCATCTTCTTCTATTCCGGGGCGGCCGACGGCGCCTACGACAACATGCTCTCGGGCGTGGTGGTCGCGACGGCAGACGACGAGCGGTATCCGGAGATCCAGCACGTGACCGGCAATACCTTCATCGTCTCCTACATCGCGAACAACCAGTTGTACATGACGGTCACTGAGGACGGCGGCACGACCTGGAGCACGCCCAGCGTGATCAGCGGCGCCGACCACGTGGTCAACGAATACCGCGCGGCCGACATCGCCGACTTCGGGAAGAAGATCATCTGGGAGTACCAGCCGAACCATCCCGCCGACACCACCATCATGCTGCACTGGGCCGAGACCGGCGTCGTGCAGGATGCCGACGGTGACGGCGTTCCGGATGAAGACGACAACTGCCCGGCGATCGCCAACCCGCTCCAGGAGGACGCCGATCTCGACGGCATCGGCGACGTGTGCGACGCCTGCACGGACACCGACAACGACGGCTACGGCAACCCCGGTTATCCGGCCAACACCTGCGCGCTGGATAACTGCCCGAACGTGGCGAACCCGGGCCAGCAGGATACCAACGGCGACGGTATCGGCGACGCCTGCTGCTGCCTCGACAACCGCGGCAACGTCGACGGCGATCCCGACGATCTCATCAAGGTGGGGGACCTCACCTACCTGGTTGAGTTCCTCTTCCGCTTCGGCCCGGTGCCGCCCTGCCCGAACGAGGCGGACATTGACGGCGACGGCAATACGAAGGTGGCCGACCTGACCTACCTGGTCGCCTTCCTCTTCCGGTTCGGTCCGGCGCCCGCGACCTGTCCGTAA